A window of Candidatus Angelobacter sp. genomic DNA:
TTCGTCCACCTTCCGATAATCCCTGCCCGGCCTGACCCAGACCGGCTCGATTTCCTTCACCTTCATCGCGGCCACCTTTTTGAAGAATTCCGACTGGCGCGCCGAGTCGATGTCAATCTTGTCGATCTTCGGCTTCTCGATCTTCGGCACCACCTGCTGTTCGTCCAGGCGATAGCCTGCCACATAACCGCCGCTGAAGTATTTGTTCGCCGCGCGGACGACGTCCGCCTTGGTCAGTTTTTCCATCCGCCCTATTTCGCCGATGGTGTGGTCCCAGTCCTGGAACGCGAGAAACGAATCCCGCATCAGCGTCACCCGGCTGTAATCCGACTCCAGTGACGCTTTGCGCTGTTTTTTGAAGTCGGTGATGATGGCAGGAATGATCCAGTCCTCGAACTCGCCCTTTTTGATGTGCTCGACCTGCTGCAGCAACAGGTCTTCGACCTCCTTGAGCGATTGACCCTTCTTCGGAATTCCAAAGAGGTATTCCGCGCCATAATCGTTGTCGAGTTCGGGGCTGGACCCGGCGTTGCGCACCTTCTGCTGTTGATTGAGGTTCAGGTCAATCAGTCCCGCGCTCGCGTTGCTGAGGATCATGTCAATCAACCGCAGCACTTCGGCATCGGGATCGTTCCGGCCCGGCAGGCGGAAGGCAAGCAACGCGTATTCCTCGCCTTTGTATTTTACGGTGACGCGCTCGGCGCCCTGCAGCGGCTTCTCGTCCCATTGTCTCGTCGTTGGCACCGGCTTCGCCTGCCACACGGAAAAATACCTGTCGATCAGCCTGATCGTCCGACGCGCGTTGATGTCGCCCGAAATTACGATGGCCATGTTGCCCGGCACGTAGTTTTTCTCATAAAAAGCGTACATGTTTTTTAACGAAGGATTCTTGAGGTGCTCCACCTCGCCGATCGTCGTTTGCTGGCCGTAGGGATGGTGTTTAAACAACAGCTTGTTCACCGCGAACTGGATGACCGCCCCCTTGTTGTCGAGTGTCTGGTTTTTCTCCTCATAGACAATCTCCAGTTCCGGCTGGAACAAACGGAAGACCGGATGCTGGAAACGTTCTGACTCGATGACGGCCCATTGTTCCAGGCGATTGCGCGGAAGATTCACCTGATAGACGGTTTCCTCGTGCCAGGTGTGGGCGTTGAGGCCCTGTTCGCCCATCGCCTTGTAAAGCTTGTCCATCTCGTTCGGGATTTCATATTGCGCGGCCAGTTGTGATTCCTTGTTGATCTCGGCGTAAATGGCCTTGCGTTTTTCCGGATCGGTTTCGTGAAAATGCTTTTCGTAAAGTTCCGTGATGCGGTCGAGATGCGGTTTCTCCTGCTCGTAATTCAATGTCCCCAACTGGGTCGTGCCTTTGAACAGCATGTGTTCGAGATAGTGCGCCAGGCCGGTGGACTCCGCCGGGTCCTGTTTGCTGCCGGCGCGGACGGCGATCTGCGCCTCGAAGCGCGGTGTATCATGGTTCTCTGTAAGATACACCGTCAGGCCGTTGTCCAACCGGTAAATC
This region includes:
- a CDS encoding insulinase family protein; this encodes MQLNRRLLALSILTAIAALAPASALAGFKRTNQPNPQDPMAVQIYRLDNGLTVYLTENHDTPRFEAQIAVRAGSKQDPAESTGLAHYLEHMLFKGTTQLGTLNYEQEKPHLDRITELYEKHFHETDPEKRKAIYAEINKESQLAAQYEIPNEMDKLYKAMGEQGLNAHTWHEETVYQVNLPRNRLEQWAVIESERFQHPVFRLFQPELEIVYEEKNQTLDNKGAVIQFAVNKLLFKHHPYGQQTTIGEVEHLKNPSLKNMYAFYEKNYVPGNMAIVISGDINARRTIRLIDRYFSVWQAKPVPTTRQWDEKPLQGAERVTVKYKGEEYALLAFRLPGRNDPDAEVLRLIDMILSNASAGLIDLNLNQQQKVRNAGSSPELDNDYGAEYLFGIPKKGQSLKEVEDLLLQQVEHIKKGEFEDWIIPAIITDFKKQRKASLESDYSRVTLMRDSFLAFQDWDHTIGEIGRMEKLTKADVVRAANKYFSGGYVAGYRLDEQQVVPKIEKPKIDKIDIDSARQSEFFKKVAAMKVKEIEPVWVRPGRDYRKVDEEEGVKLYYVKNPLNDLFALTISVDIGTRHDNRLEAAAEFLDKSGTKRFTAEKLKKEWYKLGTEFSLVAGNNETGINISGLDENFAASWGLLMELMTGPTADSETLEELKKIILVQREDAKKDFRTITSALAGYNRYGADSPFMRALPNEKISALTMEELHGLIKSLLTYRHVITYTGSLPIDRVEAILKKHPAASEPAKPAPPYRFLKAAAPDESRIFLFDKEMAQSQVRIEFGDGDYNEAIVPTVQLFNDYFSGGMSGIVFQELREARALAYSAGAVYSNGGRKGEQNLMTGGIGCQADKTTEAVGAFLDLFEHLPTSPERFKETRDSVISRYRTGKIGFREILGAVRSWERLEVPIDPRKERFAKIQQLGLDQVVQFQKQHLKGRPKLISIVGDKKKFDLEQLRKNGDITELGLKDIFAF